The Paenibacillus spongiae nucleotide sequence TCCGAGAACTTCTCATCCGGAATCATCGTCGTCAGCACGTACAGGCGCCCTGCGCCCGTGTTGTGCACGGCATGCTCGTAACCCGGAGGTACGATGAAGAAGGAGCCCGGGACAATATCCATTTGGACATCGCCTACGATCGCCCTTCCCTCACCCGCCAGGACGTAAAAATATTCATGGGCTGCCGCATGCTCATTCGGCGGCGTCCTGCCGCCAGCGTCAAAGATCTCTACGACGGACACGAACGGAACTTGCGTACCGTCACAGAGCAGCACGAATTTATTAGTATCCTTCTCCGAAATTTTGCGGACCGGACAATCCGAATAATGCCCGGCAATAAGTCCCGGTATCATATAATCCGCTCCTCTCCCGTTAATTGTTTTATTGCTTCCATTAG carries:
- a CDS encoding cupin domain-containing protein, which produces MIPGLIAGHYSDCPVRKISEKDTNKFVLLCDGTQVPFVSVVEIFDAGGRTPPNEHAAAHEYFYVLAGEGRAIVGDVQMDIVPGSFFIVPPGYEHAVHNTGAGRLYVLTTMIPDEKFSDLIKSGPAASLDAADLAVLEGFSVK